The following proteins are co-located in the Verrucomicrobiia bacterium genome:
- a CDS encoding response regulator: MSRVLVVDDDPLVLRIYRDGLARHGLEVDIAGDGLGAVRQARAARPDVVVLDLMMPRFTGMEVLKVFRDDPELAQLPVIILSSSHMDDELGNAGATGPKRALLKSQCTPSLLLSAIKDVLAEHSAAAGLAPKPKAVRAAPAVSSRDSTTQSAQPLGTVPPRRADTASNPETTAARMDFLSNGPVICGALRTLFEVFNGARTDAERALRLQDLARKVHFVWVSSAMTKCHLLAEVAGVLEALLLRFTDAAALITPSVIRTITAALSCFDLLFRDAKNATLDLKGKFQALAVDDDPLSNRLVISSLKQVHIETRSTPDPFTAWRWLNEQHFDLVLLDIEMPGLNGLELGRRLRALPAYEYTPVIYVTSHGGFENRARVLKSGGDDVIGKPILSQELALKAIIHLVRRCCQPSQTGQSEAPGSAAPAS, from the coding sequence ATGAGCCGGGTGCTGGTTGTGGATGATGACCCGCTTGTCCTGAGGATTTACCGGGATGGTTTGGCGCGCCACGGCTTGGAGGTGGATATCGCCGGAGACGGCCTGGGGGCCGTCAGGCAGGCGCGCGCTGCCAGGCCCGATGTCGTCGTGCTCGACCTGATGATGCCGAGATTCACCGGGATGGAGGTGCTCAAGGTGTTTCGCGACGACCCGGAACTGGCGCAACTGCCGGTCATCATTCTTTCCAGCTCGCACATGGATGACGAATTGGGCAACGCTGGCGCAACGGGCCCTAAACGAGCGTTGCTCAAGAGCCAATGCACCCCTTCGTTGTTGCTCAGTGCCATTAAGGACGTGCTGGCCGAGCACAGCGCGGCTGCGGGCTTAGCTCCAAAGCCAAAGGCAGTCCGTGCTGCCCCTGCGGTTTCCTCGCGGGATTCAACCACTCAATCTGCGCAGCCGCTGGGAACTGTGCCGCCTCGTCGAGCGGACACCGCCTCAAACCCGGAAACCACTGCCGCGCGAATGGATTTCCTTTCCAACGGGCCGGTCATTTGCGGCGCATTACGGACCTTGTTCGAGGTCTTCAACGGCGCGCGCACCGATGCGGAACGCGCGCTGCGGCTGCAAGACCTGGCGCGCAAGGTGCATTTTGTATGGGTCTCATCTGCGATGACTAAATGCCATTTGCTGGCCGAGGTGGCCGGGGTTCTCGAGGCATTGCTCCTGCGGTTCACCGACGCGGCCGCTCTGATTACCCCATCGGTGATACGCACGATAACCGCCGCGCTAAGTTGTTTCGATCTGCTCTTTCGGGATGCAAAAAACGCCACTCTGGATTTAAAGGGAAAATTCCAGGCGCTGGCGGTCGATGACGATCCTTTGTCTAACCGGCTGGTGATTTCCTCGCTCAAACAGGTGCACATAGAAACCCGCAGCACACCGGACCCTTTCACGGCCTGGCGCTGGCTGAACGAGCAGCATTTCGACCTCGTTCTGCTGGACATCGAGATGCCGGGGCTCAATGGGCTGGAATTGGGCCGGCGCTTGCGGGCCTTGCCCGCCTATGAATACACGCCGGTTATTTATGTCACCAGCCATGGCGGCTTCGAAAACCGGGCGCGGGTGCTCAAGAGCGGGGGCGACGATGTCATCGGCAAACCAATCCTTTCCCAGGAACTAGCCCTCAAGGCCATCATCCATTTGGTGCGCCGGTGTTGCCAACCCTCTCAAACCGGCCAAAGCGAAGCGCCAGGCTCGGCAGCACCAGCAAGTTGA